In Gossypium hirsutum isolate 1008001.06 chromosome D06, Gossypium_hirsutum_v2.1, whole genome shotgun sequence, one genomic interval encodes:
- the LOC107901561 gene encoding GTP-binding protein At2g22870, whose translation MVVTQLPRFHYLVFKNPPPSFKFFPKPKVPIKSTASTLFSAPKSTLSTTEPIPITDFSLPDEPKLEISLDKLFVPPETQVSCDDSSLSTRILKGSNIVLSKYARDAQVVQAEFVKSSVRTEDCPSDGLPEFALVGRSNVGKSSLLNSLVRRKRLALTSKKPGKTQCINHFRINDSWYLVDLPGYGYASAPQELRTDWGKFTKDYFINRSTLVSVFLLIDASIPAKKIDLEYASWLGQNQVPMTLIFTKCDKRKKKKNGGKRPEENVKDFQELICGFFQTVPPWIMTSSVTNQGRDEILLHMAQLRNYWLKH comes from the exons ATGGTTGTAACTCAGCTTCCAAGGTTTCATTATTTAGTCTTCAAAAATCCGCCGCCAAGTTTCAAATTTTTCCCCAAACCAAAAGTACCCATCAAATCCACTGCCTCAACGCTCTTCTCTGCTCCCAAATCCACTCTTTCCACGACCGAACCCATACCCATCACCGATTTCTCACTCCCCGACGAACCCAAACTCGAGATTTCATTGGACAAGTTGTTTGTTCCTCCGGAGACCCAGGTTTCTTGCGATGATTCTAGCTTAAGCACCAGAATCTTGAAAGGGTCGAACATAGTTCTGAGTAAGTACGCAAGGGACGCTCAAGTGGTTCAAGCTGAGTTCGTGAAGAGCAGTGTCAGGACTGAGGATTGCCCTTCCGATGGCTTGCCGGAGTTTGCTCTCGTCGGCCGCTCGAATGTCGGGAAATCCTCGCTTCTTAATTCACTCGTAAGGAGGAAACGCCTTGCTCTCACCTCTAAGAAACCTG GGAAGACACAATGCATCAACCATTTCCGCATCAATGATAGTTGGTACCTTGTGGATTTGCCTGGATATGG CTATGCATCTGCACCTCAGGAACTTCGAACGGATTGGGGAAAGTTTACCAAAGACTATTTTATCAACCGTTCAACCTTAGTATCAGTTTTCCTGCTTATAGATGCTAGCATTCCCGCAAAGAAAATCGACCTGGAATATGCTAGTTGGCTTGGTCAGAACCAG GTCCCAATGACGCTGATATTTACCAAATGTGACAAgcggaagaagaaaaagaacggCGGAAAAAGGCCTGAAGAAAACGTGAAGGACTTTCAGGAGCTGATATGCGGTTTCTTCCAGACAGTGCCGCCATGGATAATGACCAGCAGTGTTACAAATCAAGGGCGGGATGAGATACTGTTGCATATGGCTCAACTTCGAAATTATTGGCTGAAACACTGA
- the LOC107901560 gene encoding 60S ribosomal protein L37-1, producing the protein MGKGTGSFGKRRNKTHTLCVRCGRRSFHLQKSRCGACGYPASRIRKYNWSVKAIRRKTTGTGRMRYLRHVPRRFKTEFREGTQATPRKKAAVAAS; encoded by the exons ATg gGAAAAGGAACTGGAAGCTTTGGAAAGCGAAGGAATAAGACCCACACACTTTGCGTTCGATGTGGACGCCGTAGCTTCCATCTCCAGAAGAGCCGTTGCGGTGCTTGTGGCTACCCTGCCAGCCGCATCCGAAAAT ATAACTGGAGTGTGAAGGCTATTAGAAGAAAGACGACTGGGACAGGCCGCATGAGGTACCTCCGTCATGTGCCCCGAAGGTTCAAAACTGAATTTAGAGAAG GCACTCAAGCAACTCCAAGGAAGAAGGCAGCTGTTGCTGCATCTTAA